AAATGTAAGTTTCCATTCTGCAAATGAAATTGGCATTAGACTTCAATAACTCTCGTCGGAGGTCTCGTCTGGTCCACTCACCCTGAGCCGTTAAATAGAAAATCACATATTTTTGCAGATTCAAGATGCTCAAGTAGTCCAAATAGTAGGACAGTGCAATCTCTTTGTTCAGCAATTCGTCTAATGATAAAATTGGCATATTTGATATTGGCTTATCCTTGTCAGATTTGCCTGCAATAGTCGAACCGGTTATGTTAACGGGAAAATTTTATCCGTCGAAACCTCAATCTCTTACCCGATCTATGGTTTTGCAAGTAACTCAGCcgtaaatcaattaatttctgtGTGTACTTCAGGCTACTCAACTCCGGATTCGTAGCCGAATCTTTGAATTTCTGCAAATTGGAATCAGAAAAGAAATTAGTATTCAACAAAGCCGAACCGAGCAACGGAGGTTTCCCTCACCAAAtccatttcttttgttataaacTGTCGACAGGCTCGCAATTCCGAGAAATCAGATGAGCATCGCAGAAGTTTGAGCAAAAATTCTACCGGAGGTTCTTTCGGACACTGGAAAaagaaatatcgaaatattgACTCTTACTCTTACCTGTTGGAATGGATAAAACATACCAAGCGCGCAATTTGCAGATTCAAAAAATCCGGATCCGAGAACATTTCCAACAACGGTTTGAATACAACGTTTGCCAATAAAGTCGATAGGAATGTTCTCAACGGCAGACAAGCAAAGTCCGTCTCGGGCAatgtgaaatataaaattgtttccgTGACTTGGGTCAAATATTCTGCATGATTAATCAACCAACATTAAACCATAACGTCATCGACACACTAAACTATATGTTACTCACTCTCCAACGCCTCGTCATCCAAACATTCGTCCCTGAATGTATCGCAAATGCTAAAGAACGCATGCAGTAGCTTCACCTCCGGATCGACCAACGACTTTTCATCCACATGATCGGTGTAGAATTTCGAATTGGCCACATTCTTGTGCATGCTCACATTGGACAGATACCAACTGAGATCCGTGTCGCTTTTGTTGCGACGATGTTGCTCCTTTTTGGCGGTTCGCCGTTGCGGTGACTGATtcgatttgttgtttttgtgttCACTGTTCGTTACCGCCTGGCTGGCCAGTCGATAAAGTCGTGAATGGGTGGCAACATTTTCGATTAGTTTCGTTGTGATCAGAGGGACCCATTGAACGGTTTTGATTCTGAAAATGAATGACATAGAATCTAAAGGTTAATCGACTCAATGGACTTGTACCTATGGCAAATGTTCTGTACACTCTCCTCGATGCAATTCCTTGTACGAAATTCGCTGAACTCCTTGTTGTCCGACAAGGAACAGAACCATGAGTCAATATAGTCTGCAAGAAAGCAAAAATGTCAGTACCGAAATTGAGGGCAATGAACCACGCAAACTTCTCACCTCGCAAGATGTAATCGATGATTGTGTGCAACAACTGATCGACAGACTTATTTCCACTCAACATCGCTTTGACTTTCCTTTTCGGAGAGCCGTGTTCATCCAACAGATTTGCGTCATTGAATTGTGGCTGTTTGACGACAATTGTCGGAACCGATATCACCGGGTAGCCACACTCTTCTCCTATGCTAATGTTACCTAATGTTTGGATAAGTCAAAGTGTATTTGtgaattaaacattttcgatCAAAGGTCAAAGGTTAAACACGTTCAGTAGCTGCTGCAAAACTACTACTTGATCACACTGTTTCCGcgttacaaaacaaaataaaagagcAAAACAACACAACAAAATCTCTTTCGTCTCGTAACATTAGAAGTCTCTCTAAGGTTCCATCAAATTCACCTTGGATCAATGAAACAACGAGATGTTTCGAATTCAAAAGCAGCATTTACAGCGTTCTAGAGAGCGATTCTGTGGAGCAATTGAGATAAAATAAACAAGCAAGCGCATAGCCGTGTAAAGAGTGAAAGATCGCTCTAGTGTTAGTCACATTCCTTTTCATTACCCCATTGCCACATATGCATCACAATTCGAGCAACATtcatcaaacattttcaatatattcaaTGTAGGCCACACCAGACACAAACGAACAACATTCTATAACATCAAAACTTGTCGCTATACCTTTGTGATGATCATCATGTCCCTTAATTTTATCGGTGTAAATTTTAATGCTGTCAAATGGTTTCCACCGTTTATCCGGATGATGTGGCTGTTCTTTGCTATCTAAAACAACGTCAGGTTGAAATTTTATCTCACTGTTAGCCAATTGTTTACTGTGCGCTGATGGTGATGGACTCAATCCGTCTTTCACACTTTTCGGATGTTTTTTGAACAACAGATCGAGCCCAGAATCGATAAGACTTTTCTTTCGATGGTCGTGCGATTTCTTGGCGGATAGTGATTcggtttgaatttttatattcgGATTTATTAGGACAACCGTTTTTTTGTCGAATCCTACAGAAGGGTGGAagataataaaatgaacatttttcggGTGCTGCCGATTAGGCGAATagaacacaaaaaaaccaaTAGAAATATTTAAACGAAATCCATGCacatttttgtagaaaaagaaaagaaagaatgaAACAACGAAAGATCACTTTCAGGATAGGAAGCCAACGAAAGGTGAACAAAGagtgaaagaaaaatcgttgaaaaagATTCATGCAAACAAAGGAGCAAAGTGAGTTGTTCCCAAAAAGTGAATGGTTTCTCAGCTGAACGAATTACGTACCTAAGTGTAGCCCGAGTGGTTTGATGTCATCCAATGGATTGTCTTGGGTATTCTTCTGCAAAAATTCGTCAACATTTCCATGATGTAAATATACAACGGATAGAATTCTGcaagaaaattgaaactaaaaaTAGGAACCAATTTCAGCAAGTGCTGGCTGTGCTGCCACACACACCCTAGCAAAAATCCAATCAATGATAGTACAGTGAcgcaaaaccaaaacaaaccGAAGGCATTAATCAACAAACACAACAACACCGCCGAATAGCTTGCGTATTTCAGTTCCATGTTTCGTGGATTCTTCTTATAGAGAAAACATAACTCAAGCAATTGCTGAAGTTATGAGTTTTGAGTTAATAAaatcacaacaaaaatttttcggtAATCGAATGAACATTTTCTGGCACTGATCGacatcaaacaaaacattttacttttcGCTCCGCACTAAAACATTGAAATCGAATTTCGTTTAGAAATCGTCATTAATTGCTGACTTTGCACGTTATCGGTCTTATATCATTTTGTAGTTGataaaattcaacaatttgtCATCAATTTCGTGACAATTTAAACAAAGTCcaactcttttttgttttgatatgtGAATATGCCTGTCAATTCTGTCACCAAGGCCACCAACATATCGCGACTAAAGAAGTAACGGTAAAAACGGTAactaatttataatttaacaCTAGAAAGAAGCGGGATTTTTGAATGACAAGTGGGTAGCCGACGTATTTTATAATGTAGGAGGTGTTGCGGTTTGAACttgtttccacaaaaatttcgtttacaatcgctaaaccgaactggtgtgcatacgttattttgcaccagctggtcccatttggaattgtatgtgaccagctggtgtaaaataacgtatgcacaccagttcggtttagcgattgtatttctagattttaaatttctgatattttgttcaaatttccAACCATAACGACTctcaaatctgaaaatttgtcgGTATTCACACATTCGCGATTCGAAAAGAATTCGACCACACTTTTAGAAGATTCACTATAAGGTTAGATTATCAAATTAAGTAATGAATctgatagtaaaactgttgatATGATTGCCATCTGTGGAAGGATTATGTTCAAACGATGAACGAGGGTACAGCCTCTGCCTGACTGTAAGCCAAAAAAAGGTGGTCAGGGTAGGCCCTAATGGATCTTTTCACTTGGATCTTTTCAGAatacatcaaaaataaaaaaattcttataaaTGTTTCGCCGCAGGAATCGTTGCCATTACTCAACTAGCATTGAAGCATTGAATAGCCAGAGAGATTCTTTGTGTTacatcaaattttgatttattgtcTCTTCAACAacttcaaaaacaaagctcCTGTGAGTTTTTCCAACTTGTTATCAAAAAGTTTCtctgcaatggattctctatgagattacctgttcagacatacGTCACACGATGTATTATGTCGTGATTTGccgattttgtttgcaaataaagttgaaatttttggtcgaAAAGTCTTAGTTGGGAACACTTACAGAGCTACCCTGCCCGAATGAAGGCGAAGATAaacaacgttcttatggtatttcataactggactcctcagctattcactacagttagcagcaatgtcttctgttcccaaatgcccgagatatctgtcaacattgtgtgcaatttcatgctactaccccaaaaaccaaaaatcagcctagaggcaagggaaaatgaattctgAGGACAGCCTGAGGCCAGGCCTTTtataataaacacaaaatgaaaatacgacccaccctattCTGTACTCCAAGGACCCATAGTTTCTACTGCAAATGCTAAAAGAATATAATTATTAGATGAAGTCAACTTTCAATAATGTTTGTGTTTTTCAAGCGCTGCAAGATTTGTGAGTTCGCCAGCTTTTTTAGATGTTTTCGACAAGTCCGAATCAGCGAACGTGTCTACGCAGGTTGCGTCCCAGACCAAAGGTTTTCCTTTAGACCATGGCGTCAAAGTTACTCCATCAGGTTTCTTTCCaagcccggactggccatatggtgaattcggggaattcccgatgggccttttggatttttgtatgagaatttttaatttgtgggcctttttaaattgagttgcatggagcccccgatgggctttttcgagccagtccggtactgtTTCTTTCCGCCGTTTCTTGATAGTCCTTTGGGTTCCAGGTGGTTTGGAATATGAAGAGAGATAAGTACTCGACTTATGATTTCAGTCAATTCTAAATGACGTAGATATCTGCCTGCACTTTTTGGCAACTCAATCCATGTAGACCTCTTGCGGATACTACAGATCCGCATAGACACGTGTGTACCAAACATATATCACAACCATCAAAACCTAGACGTAAATCCAATACAAATTCTAATCGAGTTACTGTCTATAAAAGTTCCAATATTCGAAGAAGGAATTGAATGAAGCAAAGCATTTGATTCTTTACACTGTAATGCTTTAAAGCGTGGCagatcaactttcgatgtaaAAACCAGATCTTTCTTGATAATCCGTTTTGTATTGATCATGTCCCAATCTTTTTGCGAAGTCTTTAACATTTAGTTAAACTTTTCCATTTCTCCTTCATCAAAATTAGCAATGAAAGGCACGTCTTGAGAGTTTAGAATTTGACAGACATGACCTCCAACACCAAATGACGAACCTAGGAAAGCAGGTAAAGAAATGTCTTGAAGTCTGCTTATTCCAAGACCATCTACGTTAATAGGTAAAGTTCCTTGCGTCCATTGCCTGTTAGTTTGTTTAGAAAAATATCAGCAGACCGTGTGACCGCCGACAGAacacagctgaaacaaattcatgtcGTTCGCTGACCTTGGCTGTACTTTTACTGTTCACGCATTTTTTACTAAACTCAGTACGTTGCCGATAGAGGGATTAGTTACGACAAGTGAATAAAGTCCGGAGAGTCTTTCTGACTATGTAGTGAAGCTACAGCTCGGTccgataaaataatttatttatttcattcatccAAAAAAGATGATTAGACTACGACGATACActgtacaaaaataaacaaaagaaaatatttttgacttaaaaattagtttcgatatttttgataaatgtcCGTTCCACAGACTGGTCCAATCTAGCCTCATGATATCAGTTTATCCTTCTCTTTCTCCTTTTCCGCACTCTTTTTCGCCGGCTGTGGTTTCTTGCCCATGAACATGTCTGCGAACAGACCAGCGAATACCAACACTGCACCGTACCATTGTCGTGTGACCAGTACATTACCGAAAAATATTACCGAACACAAAACCGTAAAGAATTTCCGGGTCGTAGTGACAACGGAACAGGAAAGTGGACCATAACCGGCGACCAtcatgaaaatgaataattgcCCCAATGCACCGGTCAGTGCAAGCATTCCCAAATTGATCCATAGATGGGGATATTTGCCAGCGAATGCAATGAAGTCCATAAACTCTCCGGTACCCAATGCAGCTACACCTGTCATGATTGTGCTCCATCCGTTCATTCCTAACATCATTTGTTTGCCAGATGGTGCACTGGCCGCTCGCATTCGATCTTGAATTGCTGTATGGAACTGCTGTTATTATCTGTTAAGTAATTTCTAAGCTCATTTACTAGTATACCTCCCGTCAAGCCATCCATTGACAAACTCAGAAATAGTAACAATTCACCGAGGCCAATTGTCTCCTCCTTCACTGACGACACCTTACCGTCTTTATACATAAAGAGAGCGACGCCGATAACAATCATTATGATGCAAATGTACTTCTTCAGGTCGTACTTCTTGTTTCCAATTAGAACACCAAGAATCATCACAGGAATCGGTTTGGCTGATTTGCCAACGACTTGCGTGGGATATGGAACCCAACGCAGTGCCATATTGGACGTAATCATGGCTAGTAGATATGTCAACGCCGAACTGATATAGTACGATGTGGGTGTCTTATCTTCCTTTTGCGGTTGGGCCAATAACATTCCTGtgatcgaaatgaaatttttatatttcagcTACTGGTAACTTGCGAACCGAATATACCTTTAGCAAAGATCCAATTGCACAAACATTGCACTCCAACCAGTGTCAACATAAAGGTGAATCGCTCTCCATGCGAACCGTCTTCATTCAACTCATCGCCATACCGTCCGCGAGTGATTTTCTCTTGTAGAATAGCGAAATAGAAATAGCAGAAGAATATTCCCAGGGCGCAGACTAGAAACCTGGTTCTGTCGTTCATcctttcataaacaacttaaTGAAAACCGTTccacgaaaatgaattcaatgtTCAAAACACTGAagatttacagaaatttagCTCTTTGAGTCTGGTGACACTACATGCAATGGAAGAAACGTTGTTTGGATTTGTTGTCTCACTGTATTCGTGTCaataattttagaatttttattgaatttcttaaaattaaaaacgtaCAGCTTCAGGACACGTCAGAGGTACAAAAAGCgattacaatatttttgtgcttTTGACAAGCAGTCACACATACACAAGGTGATTTTTGACAATTATATGCAATCCCCAATAAAACAGCTGACACTGAACTATGCGCCGCGCACCGATGTTAATTTGTATTaagaaacattaaattttgaatttaaagcGGTCATTTACATGTACCGAACGATGTGATATCCTTGGCATTACATGGACAACCATTTTCATGTAGAGCGCTTGACATGTTTACTGTAGACTGACAGCTTACAGACCTTAAGGTATATCGCTCCACGGATTTTATGTTAACTACGAAATACGACCCATGTCGAACCACATTTTGATTTCGTCATTAATCCAGAAAAGACTAGAAACGATTGTATAGATGGTCTAGATTTACGGGAAACCAGATTTAAggatttttgggaatttaacTCCATAAAAGAATCACTGGAAAAGGCTATAAATAGTGgcctgttttgtttttcttggaACCATTTACtctttaacctttcacagacggcaaccacaaggctgtaaactttgg
This DNA window, taken from Bradysia coprophila strain Holo2 unplaced genomic scaffold, BU_Bcop_v1 contig_151, whole genome shotgun sequence, encodes the following:
- the LOC119074560 gene encoding sorting nexin-13-like isoform X1, whose translation is MELKYASYSAVLLCLLINAFGLFWFCVTVLSLIGFLLGILSVVYLHHGNVDEFLQKNTQDNPLDDIKPLGLHLGFDKKTVVLINPNIKIQTESLSAKKSHDHRKKSLIDSGLDLLFKKHPKSVKDGLSPSPSAHSKQLANSEIKFQPDVVLDSKEQPHHPDKRWKPFDSIKIYTDKIKGHDDHHKGNISIGEECGYPVISVPTIVVKQPQFNDANLLDEHGSPKRKVKAMLSGNKSVDQLLHTIIDYILRDYIDSWFCSLSDNKEFSEFRTRNCIEESVQNICHRIKTVQWVPLITTKLIENVATHSRLYRLASQAVTNSEHKNNKSNQSPQRRTAKKEQHRRNKSDTDLSWYLSNVSMHKNVANSKFYTDHVDEKSLVDPEVKLLHAFFSICDTFRDECLDDEALEKYLTQVTETILYFTLPETDFACLPLRTFLSTLLANVVFKPLLEMFSDPDFLNLQIARLCPKEPPVEFLLKLLRCSSDFSELRACRQFITKEMDLKFKDSATNPELSSLKYTQKLIDLRLSYLQNHRSGKSDKDKPISNMPILSLDELLNKEIALSYYLDYLSILNLQKYVIFYLTAQEWKLTFSRSMLDLQANKTKTSRDELLKSLRDKAQNIFTEYLLPTSSNCLNIDHGLIEALTIKLKDQTLSPEQMWFDSICKFVYEKLKNEEIFLTNFYQSSAYKKLLLELEFCGQNTEHIDLESNTTQLDTGSDSNSGDLQYEDDADDDEHFATTDKRPSIENNIIGAAFDLSVLPMFKSCAIDGNGLLDVGFKHSRSHSDCTGITQTMADIKVNSFHQEAKDTDRKVDTKHLPAVDASDNDSNIVKVDLSSLDKISAKIINTAIHCEGQYAVYAIQVSVVEDNQQKCWHIYRRYSRFLELKKILVKKYPTMSRVPFPAKKAFQNTQRSVLEHRMAVLNDFLRVICAHAETTDEIFNIMRDFVEPDTNDRKISGGTVIRTIETLVNPIKSGMRTIKNMPDTLVGGIAKIFLGKGPMKEASFLDVAPIHLEQSSEYPALTSALNLLDEVFDLQARSQWLRRGIINRLLGAPWVSHTANKKIIQAAKSLIEVDKIEHLLMVILNNIWPEGKRSSGPAAREDNTKLRTRMASRIALFALLSDDLKHVLGSETTRHGLLNLFQMLQNRKLNLRLMLILLNDVLTTVYQTDSMTQHVTANR
- the LOC119074651 gene encoding solute carrier family 35 member B1 homolog; translated protein: MNDRTRFLVCALGIFFCYFYFAILQEKITRGRYGDELNEDGSHGERFTFMLTLVGVQCLCNWIFAKGMLLAQPQKEDKTPTSYYISSALTYLLAMITSNMALRWVPYPTQVVGKSAKPIPVMILGVLIGNKKYDLKKYICIIMIVIGVALFMYKDGKVSSVKEETIGLGELLLFLSLSMDGLTGAIQDRMRAASAPSGKQMMLGMNGWSTIMTGVAALGTGEFMDFIAFAGKYPHLWINLGMLALTGALGQLFIFMMVAGYGPLSCSVVTTTRKFFTVLCSVIFFGNVLVTRQWYGAVLVFAGLFADMFMGKKPQPAKKSAEKEKEKDKLIS